A stretch of Gemmobacter fulvus DNA encodes these proteins:
- a CDS encoding arginyltransferase, with protein sequence MRHTLPIAPQFYVTAPQACPYLEGRMERKLFTALQGEHAQKLNDTLSKQGFRRSQNVLYRPSCAECSACLSARIRVADFTPSRTQKRIQKRNALLRRNPTSPWATEDQYTLFRRYLDHRHADGGMADMDVFEFAAMIEETPIRSRVIEYTRAAPDGGRNRTLAAVSLTDVFDDGLSMVYSFYDPDLTPQSLGTYLILDHIEIAREAGLPYVYLGYWVPGSRKMGYKAGFDALEIYKAGAWQQIGDPADHRAELHPLSVDPIAEQVARIALPEARPGQAPA encoded by the coding sequence ATGCGCCACACCCTTCCCATCGCGCCGCAGTTTTATGTGACGGCCCCGCAGGCCTGCCCCTATCTCGAAGGGCGGATGGAGCGTAAACTGTTCACCGCGCTGCAAGGCGAACATGCGCAAAAGCTGAATGACACGCTGTCAAAACAGGGCTTCCGGCGCAGTCAGAATGTGCTGTATCGCCCGTCCTGTGCGGAATGTTCGGCCTGCCTGTCGGCGCGGATCCGGGTGGCAGATTTCACCCCCTCGCGCACGCAGAAACGCATCCAGAAACGCAATGCGCTGCTGCGCCGCAATCCGACCTCGCCCTGGGCGACCGAGGATCAGTATACGCTGTTCCGCCGCTATCTGGATCATCGCCACGCCGATGGCGGCATGGCCGATATGGATGTGTTCGAATTTGCCGCGATGATCGAAGAAACCCCGATCCGGTCGCGGGTGATCGAATATACCCGCGCGGCCCCGGATGGCGGGCGCAACCGCACGCTGGCCGCCGTCAGCCTCACAGATGTCTTTGATGACGGGCTGTCGATGGTCTACAGCTTTTATGACCCGGATCTGACGCCACAAAGCCTTGGCACCTATCTGATCCTCGATCACATCGAAATCGCGCGCGAGGCCGGTCTGCCCTATGTCTATCTCGGCTATTGGGTGCCAGGGTCGCGCAAGATGGGATACAAGGCCGGGTTTGACGCGCTGGAGATCTACAAGGCCGGGGCCTGGCAACAGATCGGTGATCCCGCCGATCACCGCGCCGAACTGCATCCGCTGTCGGTGGATCCGATTGCCGAACAGGTGGCCCGCATCGCTCTGCCCGAAGCCAGGCCCGGACAGGCGCCTGCCTGA
- a CDS encoding DUF2852 domain-containing protein, with amino-acid sequence MYTAYPSAAMSGRPNILRRAEAWLDSKGRPAWFAAMILGFVFVWPVGLALLAYMIWSKRMFSKSACSSRRATRFGGPFSAAGRSSGNSAFDAYKSEMLKRLEDEQEAFESFLQRLRDAKDKQEFDSFMDDRARKAAEPVTEPAVAEAPKAGAY; translated from the coding sequence ATGTATACTGCCTATCCTTCCGCCGCGATGAGCGGCCGCCCGAACATCCTGCGCCGGGCCGAAGCTTGGCTCGACAGCAAGGGCCGTCCGGCGTGGTTCGCCGCGATGATCCTTGGTTTCGTGTTCGTCTGGCCCGTTGGCCTCGCCCTTCTTGCCTATATGATCTGGAGCAAACGCATGTTCAGCAAATCCGCCTGTTCGTCCCGCCGTGCCACCCGTTTCGGCGGCCCCTTCTCGGCTGCCGGTCGCAGCTCTGGCAACAGCGCCTTTGACGCCTACAAGTCCGAGATGCTGAAACGGCTGGAAGACGAGCAGGAAGCCTTTGAATCCTTCCTGCAACGCCTGCGCGACGCCAAGGACAAGCAGGAGTTCGACAGCTTCATGGATGACCGCGCCCGCAAGGCCGCCGAACCCGTGACCGAACCCGCCGTTGCCGAAGCGCCCAAGGCCGGGGCATACTGA
- a CDS encoding RDD family protein, with translation MFALSDTHLPDPDRQAEFYAGVPTKRALAWVVDTILIALITAVIVPFTVFTALFFLPLLYLFISFTYRVLTLAGGSATPGMRLMNVVMLTRNGERFDLATAFLHTLGYTLSIGTLLVQILSGFLMLTSARGQGLTDHILGTVAINRPR, from the coding sequence ATGTTTGCGCTGTCCGACACCCATTTGCCCGACCCCGACCGCCAGGCCGAATTCTATGCCGGCGTGCCCACCAAACGTGCCCTCGCCTGGGTGGTGGATACGATCCTGATCGCGCTGATCACTGCCGTGATCGTGCCGTTCACCGTGTTCACGGCGCTGTTCTTTCTGCCGCTGCTGTATCTGTTCATCAGCTTCACCTACCGCGTGCTGACCTTGGCAGGCGGATCGGCCACGCCGGGGATGCGCCTGATGAATGTGGTCATGCTGACCCGCAATGGCGAACGCTTCGATCTGGCGACCGCATTTCTGCACACGCTGGGCTATACCCTGTCCATCGGCACGCTGCTGGTGCAGATCCTGTCGGGGTTCCTGATGCTCACCTCGGCCCGGGGGCAAGGCCTGACCGACCACATTCTGGGCACCGTGGCGATCAATCGGCCGCGATAA
- the gstA gene encoding glutathione transferase GstA: MKLYYSPGACSLASHILLKEVAADHAIEKVDLRAKTTETGADFTSVNPKGSVPALALDSGEVLTEGVAIMQFVADTGGVAELSPPVGSLARARLQEALNFISSEVHKAYSPLFRGPSEEAKPAILENLTRRLGQVEAILADGRAYLTGPEFSAADAYLFTVTNWSGMLNVDMSAYPALAALRDRVAARPSVQAAMKAEGLI; the protein is encoded by the coding sequence ATGAAGCTTTATTACTCTCCGGGGGCCTGTTCGCTGGCCTCGCATATCCTGCTCAAGGAAGTGGCGGCGGACCATGCGATCGAAAAGGTGGATCTGCGCGCCAAGACCACCGAAACCGGGGCGGATTTCACTTCGGTGAACCCGAAAGGCTCTGTTCCGGCGCTGGCGCTGGACAGTGGAGAGGTGCTGACCGAAGGTGTGGCGATCATGCAATTCGTGGCCGACACGGGCGGCGTGGCCGAATTGTCGCCGCCGGTCGGTTCGTTGGCGCGGGCACGGCTGCAAGAGGCACTGAACTTCATCTCCTCCGAAGTCCACAAGGCCTATTCGCCGCTGTTCCGTGGCCCGAGCGAAGAGGCGAAACCCGCCATCCTTGAAAACCTGACCCGCCGTCTGGGTCAGGTCGAAGCGATCCTCGCGGATGGCCGCGCCTATCTGACCGGGCCGGAGTTCAGCGCGGCGGATGCCTATCTGTTCACCGTGACCAACTGGTCGGGGATGCTGAATGTCGATATGTCGGCCTATCCGGCGCTGGCGGCGCTGCGGGACCGCGTGGCGGCACGCCCCTCGGTGCAAGCGGCAATGAAGGCCGAAGGCCTGATCTGA
- a CDS encoding SMR family transporter → MSQIATYTILGIAIGFEVIGTSLLPMTQQFSRLWPTLGMAACYAVAFFCLSITVQVLPVAIVYAVWSGMGVVLIAMVNYVVFRQVLDLWAVLGLVLIVGGVVIINTLSKSVPH, encoded by the coding sequence ATGAGCCAGATCGCCACCTATACCATTCTTGGCATTGCCATTGGATTCGAGGTGATCGGCACCTCGCTGCTGCCAATGACGCAGCAGTTTTCGCGCCTCTGGCCCACGCTCGGCATGGCTGCCTGCTATGCGGTGGCGTTTTTCTGCCTGTCGATCACGGTGCAGGTGCTGCCGGTGGCCATCGTCTATGCGGTCTGGAGCGGCATGGGCGTCGTCTTGATCGCCATGGTGAACTATGTCGTGTTCCGGCAGGTGCTGGATCTCTGGGCGGTGCTGGGTCTGGTGCTGATCGTGGGCGGTGTGGTGATCATCAACACCCTGTCGAAAAGCGTGCCCCATTAA